The following proteins are encoded in a genomic region of Pirellulales bacterium:
- a CDS encoding DUF1501 domain-containing protein — protein MLLPRAMACSSPPHPRGVSRRELLEIGCSSLLGLGLPALAPASPVCAATAEAASTKHRAKSVLFVFLFGGPSQLDTFDPKPDAPIEYRGSHFGTIGTALPGVRFCEHLPELSARTSRFALVRTMACNPNFGDHRFAVHGLLGGIDELPAGAGLPATRRDWPCWGSVVEYVRPRSAGLPNCIVLPGLVVDPGTGTYPGQNAGLLGAKYDPFRIDQNPNSDQYRVDGSLSMPQGMSLARLAEKRELLAALDRGQAALEAGLEVAPYSAQQREAFGVLSSGRLGAALDIAAEPAEMRDRYGRHLFGQSLLLARRLIQAGIPLVQANVSYQALWDTHYNNFVGLRGLLPPFDRAVSALLDDMHALGLLDETLVVVMGEFGRTPKLVLPRPSDPSHFTSPGRDHWMNCFWAMFAGAGVHGGQVIGRSDAVAAYPLTRAFTHADVGATVYRALGIDPRREIHDLQGRTLVLNHGAPMDALYSAADV, from the coding sequence ATGCTGCTGCCCCGGGCCATGGCCTGCTCGTCGCCGCCGCATCCGCGCGGCGTATCGCGGCGCGAGTTGCTCGAGATCGGTTGCTCGAGTCTCTTGGGGCTGGGACTGCCCGCGCTGGCCCCGGCGTCGCCGGTCTGCGCCGCCACGGCTGAAGCCGCCTCGACCAAGCATCGCGCCAAAAGCGTGCTGTTCGTGTTCCTCTTTGGCGGGCCCAGCCAGCTCGACACGTTCGACCCCAAGCCCGACGCCCCGATCGAGTATCGCGGGTCGCACTTCGGCACGATCGGCACGGCGCTGCCGGGCGTACGGTTTTGTGAACATCTGCCCGAGCTGTCCGCGCGGACGTCGCGTTTCGCCTTGGTGCGGACGATGGCGTGCAATCCGAATTTCGGCGATCACCGCTTCGCGGTGCACGGCCTGCTGGGCGGCATCGACGAGCTTCCGGCTGGCGCGGGCTTGCCGGCGACGCGCCGCGACTGGCCCTGCTGGGGTTCGGTCGTCGAATATGTCCGGCCGCGCAGCGCCGGCCTGCCCAACTGCATCGTCCTGCCCGGCCTGGTCGTCGATCCCGGCACGGGCACCTATCCCGGCCAAAACGCGGGCCTGTTGGGCGCGAAGTACGACCCGTTTCGAATCGATCAGAACCCCAACAGCGACCAGTACCGGGTCGACGGCAGCCTGAGCATGCCGCAAGGCATGAGCCTGGCGCGCCTCGCCGAAAAGCGCGAGCTGCTGGCGGCGCTCGACCGTGGGCAAGCGGCACTTGAAGCGGGTCTCGAGGTGGCGCCCTATTCGGCCCAGCAGCGCGAGGCGTTCGGCGTGCTGAGTTCGGGTCGATTGGGCGCGGCGCTCGACATCGCCGCCGAACCGGCCGAGATGCGCGACCGCTACGGGCGACACCTGTTCGGGCAGTCGCTGCTGTTGGCCCGGCGCCTGATCCAGGCCGGCATTCCGCTCGTCCAGGCCAACGTCAGCTATCAGGCGTTGTGGGACACGCACTACAACAATTTCGTCGGTCTGCGCGGCTTGTTGCCGCCGTTCGATCGGGCCGTCTCGGCGCTGCTCGACGACATGCACGCCTTGGGGCTGCTCGACGAAACACTGGTCGTCGTGATGGGGGAGTTCGGCCGCACGCCCAAGCTGGTGCTGCCGCGCCCCAGCGATCCCAGCCACTTCACCAGCCCGGGCCGGGACCATTGGATGAACTGTTTTTGGGCGATGTTCGCCGGCGCTGGCGTGCACGGCGGACAGGTGATCGGCCGTTCGGACGCGGTGGCGGCCTATCCGCTGACGCGCGCGTTTACACATGCCGACGTCGGGGCCACGGTCTACCGCGCGTTGGGCATCGACCCGCGACGAGAAATCCACGACCTGCAAGGCCGGACACTCGTGCTCAATCACGGTGCGCCGATGGACGCGCTCTACAGCGCGGCCGACGTTTAA